The Streptomyces sp. NBC_00490 genome includes a region encoding these proteins:
- the qcrB gene encoding cytochrome bc1 complex cytochrome b subunit, whose translation MSTTERAPNSARTEPPKGERVADWVDGRLGIYNLRFLIRKAFPDHWTFMFGEIALYSFIILILTGIWLTMFFDPSMSETAYHGSHVPLQGIPMSRAYESTLRISFDVRGGLFIRQLHHWSALVMIATLCIHMLRHFLTGSFRRPREVNWLIGFVLLVVVTLEGFIGYSLPDDLLSGTGLRIAEGVTLAIPVVGTYLTLFLFGGEYPGTDVIPRFYSIHILLIPGIILALVTVHLILVVVHKHTQFRGPGRTENNVVGHPLMPVYTAKAGGFFFLVFGVLSVMAGIAQINPVWTYGPYRSDQISQGSQPDWYMGFLEGALRAMPAWEFVLPGGYTVNMGVLLPAVILPTIMMAVVALWPFLEAWVTGDKREHHLLDRPRERPTRTAFAIAFVSFYLVLFFGGANDILAERFHLSLNSITYAVRVGVFVVPAVTYIVTKRICLGLQRRDRDKLLHGRETGRIKRLPHGEFVEVHARLDRQQEYTLLSRDIPAVLPAPAAQDDEGVPNPNARKQMLRHRVSRWLHGDQIPHPTPQEMRHAVEHLGHAPGALPSSNGHAASNGHGSPNGHGSSNGHAGNGGRPAVEGRESDQEVH comes from the coding sequence ATGAGCACGACCGAAAGGGCGCCGAACAGTGCGCGCACCGAACCGCCCAAGGGCGAGCGCGTAGCCGACTGGGTGGACGGGCGACTTGGGATCTACAACCTCCGGTTTCTGATCCGAAAGGCCTTTCCCGACCACTGGACGTTCATGTTCGGTGAGATCGCCCTCTACAGCTTCATCATCCTGATCCTGACCGGTATCTGGCTGACCATGTTCTTCGACCCGAGCATGTCGGAGACCGCCTACCACGGGTCGCACGTGCCGCTCCAGGGCATCCCGATGTCCCGGGCCTACGAGTCCACCCTGCGCATCAGCTTCGACGTGCGCGGCGGTCTGTTCATCCGGCAGCTGCACCACTGGTCGGCCCTGGTCATGATCGCCACGCTCTGCATCCACATGCTGCGGCACTTCCTCACCGGATCGTTCCGCAGGCCGCGTGAGGTCAACTGGCTGATCGGCTTCGTGCTTCTGGTCGTGGTCACCCTGGAGGGCTTCATCGGGTACTCACTCCCCGACGACCTGCTCTCCGGCACCGGCCTGCGCATCGCCGAGGGCGTCACACTCGCCATCCCGGTGGTCGGCACCTATCTGACGCTGTTCCTGTTCGGAGGCGAGTATCCGGGCACCGATGTCATTCCACGGTTCTACAGCATCCACATCCTGCTGATCCCGGGAATCATCCTGGCCCTGGTCACCGTCCACCTGATCCTGGTCGTCGTGCACAAGCACACCCAGTTCCGGGGGCCGGGGCGCACCGAGAACAACGTCGTGGGCCATCCGCTGATGCCGGTGTACACGGCCAAGGCCGGTGGGTTCTTCTTCCTCGTCTTCGGCGTGCTCTCGGTGATGGCGGGCATCGCCCAGATCAACCCCGTGTGGACCTACGGCCCCTATCGCTCCGACCAGATCTCCCAGGGCTCCCAGCCGGACTGGTACATGGGCTTCCTGGAGGGTGCGCTACGTGCCATGCCCGCCTGGGAGTTCGTCCTGCCCGGCGGCTACACCGTCAACATGGGTGTCCTGCTGCCGGCGGTCATCCTGCCCACCATCATGATGGCCGTGGTCGCCCTGTGGCCGTTCCTGGAGGCCTGGGTCACCGGCGACAAACGCGAGCACCATCTTCTGGACCGGCCTCGCGAACGTCCCACGCGTACCGCGTTCGCCATCGCGTTCGTCTCGTTCTACCTGGTGCTGTTCTTCGGCGGCGCCAACGACATCCTGGCCGAGCGCTTCCATCTGTCCCTGAACTCGATCACCTATGCCGTACGGGTCGGAGTCTTCGTCGTCCCGGCGGTGACGTACATCGTCACCAAGCGGATCTGTCTGGGGCTTCAGCGGCGGGACCGCGACAAACTCCTGCACGGCCGCGAGACCGGACGGATCAAGCGGCTGCCGCACGGTGAGTTCGTGGAGGTCCACGCACGCCTCGACCGCCAGCAGGAGTACACCCTGCTGTCCCGGGACATCCCCGCGGTCCTTCCGGCCCCCGCGGCGCAGGACGACGAGGGCGTGCCGAACCCGAACGCCCGCAAGCAGATGCTGCGTCACCGGGTCAGCCGCTGGCTGCACGGCGACCAGATCCCGCACCCGACGCCGCAGGAGATGCGGCACGCCGTGGAGCACCTCGGCCACGCGCCGGGCGCGCTGCCCTCGTCCAACGGGCACGCCGCGTCCAACGGACACGGGTCCCCCAACGGGCACGGTTCCTCCAACGGGCATGCGGGCAACGGCGGCCGGCCGGCCGTCGAGGGACGGGAGTCGGACCAGGAAGTGCACTGA